The Rhinolophus ferrumequinum isolate MPI-CBG mRhiFer1 chromosome 2, mRhiFer1_v1.p, whole genome shotgun sequence genome includes the window TGCACAGAAAATGCCGTTAGGGcgaacaagaaagaaaactgtccAGGAGGTGGAGGATGGAGGGACTTTCCCTTTTTACTTCATACTGTTGTGCTGCTTTTTAGCATAAGAACATGTTTgttttataaggaaaagaaaataaatatgttttatgtcaCGAGGGAAATGGGTTACCCCTCCCAGGTCAGGAGCTGGTAAGAAAATAGTACTGACCAGGGAGGCCGTTGGTGTCAATACATTATATTACGTGTTGTGTTATATTCTGTTACATTGTATCACATTGTATCACGTTCTATATATAATACATCACTAGTATATCATACATATAACAGATAAGCTTGTATGCGTGTGATTTCCTGCTGCCTCTAGAGAGACCAGCAGCCTGGCCCTTTGCTTCATCTTGCCTTAAACGTGTAGTAATAGCTTCAGTTCCcagggtgtgttttttttcctcctaaatgaAAGGCTACCTTGTGTATGTGTACGGGAATTGAGAATTAGAAATCATATactataaaacatacaaatgagTTCTGTGTGAGTAGAACTGGGTACGATGAATGCATACCAAAAGGGCAAATACTAATTAATAAAACCTAAATTATAGGCTCCACTTCCAACAGTATTCTGGAGTTAAAATACTGCAAAACAGCTAAATCCTGGATAAAGCCCGCTTTAAATGCACTGCTGGGTTCATAATAAGTAAAGGAAACCTCTCAGCCCACCCTTATCCCTATTGAAAAAGCGGGGGCTGAGATGGGATGTTGGCATTGCTTTTCAGAAACACCCCCGCTTGGCCAGCTGTGCGAGAGAGAACTGATTATAAAGCAGGACTCCTGAGAGATGGACGGAGTGGGGCTGGTCAGCCGTGCCCGAGGGCTCAGCACAGAAATACACTCTGGGAGAGTATGTCATAGGTCCAAAGAATCCCACAGATTTAGACAGATCAAATAGGAACTCACAGTCAGGAACAGCAAACATGCAAGAATAGATTTAGACAAAAGACCACCAAAAGGgaccaaatttaaaaaagaaccaaatggaacttCCGTAAGTAAAAATTGTaattgttggattttttttttaataaaaacttagtGAATGAATTTTATATCAGATTAGACAGCCAGTGAAAGAATGGGTCAACTGGACATAAATCTGAAGAAATCACCCAGAGAGTGGGGGGAGTGACAAGGAGAAAATACGACATAGAAGTTAAAAGATGCCCGGAGGGCCGGCCAGGTGGAACGTTCCAGCTGGaacgccgtgctcctaatgctaaggtcaccggttcaattcccacatgggccagtgagctgcgctctctacagctaagattgtgaacaatgggtctccctggagctgggtggcCATTAGCAGCGATTGTGgtctgccatgagctgctgtgggctgctgtgctgccgtgtgctgccaggagcggctggtGACCAGCGTGATTGgctggcagccattgtgagtggccggcagccggcgagagctgccgtgagctactgtgagcggctgaccaacAACCAGCGACCGACGGCGTCagccaggggagcgcaaggctcataacaccagcacgggccagggagctgtgtcctacacaactagactgagaaacaacggcttgaaccggagtggggtggggggaggcggaataAGGGGGGGAGAAGATGTCCAGAGAGAATGAGAAGTTCTGTGACTAGATCTTGGACACCGGAAGGAGAGGGTAAGGAGAAGCAACCGTGGGCGCAGCGATGACTGATGATTCTCTTGAACTGATGAAAAATGTGATTCTGTAGCTCTGGAGGCAGATGTACAGCAAGCAGGGTGAGTAAACAGAAATCTACACTTAGATGCCTCCGTGAAATCACAACCACCAGAACCGACAAGATGAACCTCAAAATACCTGGAGAGCAGAGCTAGAGCCCACGAAGGCTGACAGATTGACAGAGGTAATCGGAGCCAGAGACGGGGTCCCTTCAGCTTCTTGGGGGTCAGTGACCGTCAGCCCAGGATCCCAGATTTGGCAAGGTGACCTCGCAAAcaagagtgaaataaaaacagcctgagataaaaaaaaaaaaaaaaaaaagtgagagcaCCCAGGGTGCAAAATGTATCCTATCACACAGGTAGGGTCTGAGTTTCACGAAAGAATGGCAGCCAGAGAGATTGGTAAGTAGGTAAATTTAAACCGTCgtagaaaataatagtaatgCCCAGTTTGTGAGGCTGCAAACACACAGGACTGGTCCTTGGGCAGCCTATGTGGAAGGAGTGAGGTGATCCACATTCTGATTTGTTAGAAGAGTGGACATCTCAATCTGAGACCTCGTTGACTGAGttggaaaacagagaaagcaaaCATAATCCCCAAACTATTAGGAAAAGATGCGttaaagaagcaaaaactaattcatttttttttaaatgcaagaaagaaaaaaagcatatgcataagaaaagtaaataagtagaaaaaaatgccaaGTTCAAGTTAAGATTAACATAGCATCCCCCAATATTTGGAAGGGATGCAGATACCCACGGAAAGCACCAGCCTGCTCCTGTCCCCTGAGCCCACATGCTTGTGGAATTCCCCCCAAGTGATGTGTTGAATTTGGGGACATTCTCCACTTaagtttatttcttaaatatgtgaGTGAGAGTCTTTCTCAAATTTGAGCTAAGTGGGAGCCTCTCCCCAATTCTGCAGGCATACGGTGAGGGCTAGAGGCACGTTATTGTATCAATAACCCTTCAGCTCTGCACACACATCCTGTTCTCATTCTGACACCTGGCCTTCTCGCCGCCCACCCTGAGCCCATTCCAGCGTGGCTGTTGTTTGGCCGTGGAGCAGTCGTGCTAACGGCACAGGTGTGGAGCTAGGCGGCCTGGCTCCCTGCTGGCCTGGACCCAGGCTTTAccccttctcatctgtaaaacacagaTACAGGCGCCTAGCTCCCTGctgtattataaaaattaaacgaATGCATAGAGTATGTGTAGTGCAAGGCTCGGtcaatgattattattattaggccaattctgattttttaaaaatcagtggttgAAATGTGCAGAAAATGGCCAGCTTGTTGTGTTTAAGAGCAAGCATCTATCTGAATGAGgaaatcacaaaaagaaattcaTGTGGGCTCAGGAACCAACCAGCAAATCTTCTGATTCAGAATAGTCCCTATATTGACAGCAAGGTGATTGAGGACGTGAAGCCTGGCAGCCGTCAGTAACCATCCAGCGGCACCCATGTGTCTCGCGGTCAGCAGAACGGGCCACCCAACAGCTGCCACAGGATGGAGAGGGCCCTTGTTCTCCTTAGAACATCTGCCGGGCGTTtatctgtgtctgtctgtctgtctgcagtCCCTTCCTCCTTGCAGGCCTTCACCTGGGCCAGATTCTCAGGCCTGATCAGAACGGTGCAGGTCTTGAGCCCTGGCCCAGGTGAGCAAGCCATGGGATGGGAAGCTGCTTGTGGGAGCACCATCCGTGTGTCCCCGTGCTCGGTGCAGGGTTTCCACCTGCAGTCACAGATGACACTTCCCTCCGTGAAAGCCCCTGCGTCCTGGCTGCTGGCCCAATGGTGGCAGCGACCCAAAGATGCCTTAACTGTAGCAGCAAAGCATGGGCTTCCCGACGCCGTGAGCACCTCAGGGTAAAGCACGAGTTCTGATGGCAGTCCTGTGTCCACCTGGCTGAGTGCCGTTGGGGTGTCTGCTGTGGCCTGTGCCCCACAATGTTAGCGCTCGGCATCGAGGGCCCGGCATGGCCTTGTGGGGGGCACGCTTAGCGCAGCAGGTGGCTGTTCTGAGCCTCTCTTGGTTTCCAGCAACATGACCTACAGGTGACCTCTGAGATGCAGTCATGTACGCCAGGGCCCTTTGCACACAGCCGTAGCGCCAGTGTGAGCAAGGCACGGATATCATGCCTGAGCAAAGAAACAGTTGTGAACAATACCTTTTAGAAAATTCCACAGGCAGGCTCACACCATCCCTGCCTCTTCCGGGTTTCTGTGTGTCTGCCTCTGTCACACAGGGCCGGCCAAAGCCCACACTGACTGAGCGTTCGCCTGCGTCAGAGCTGCTCCTGCAAGCATCCGGCTGGCCTGGGcacccccagccctccctgcGGGTGGGGCAGTGACGGCCCCTCTGACGGCGGAGGGTGCACAGCTGGTCAGGGCTGTCCTCGGGGTCAGGGCAGCCTGCCGGCGTCAGAGTCCAGGCTCTCGTCCAGTGAGCTACAGTCACCGCCCTGTGATTGCTAAATCGGTCGGTCAATGAGAAAGCATTCAGAACTGACCCAGCCGGGAGGCACCGGCACGCCTGTTGCAGCCAGGATGCAGGAACGACGTCTGTCCACCGACGGGCGAGTGGATGAGCAGACGTGGTGTGTCCATACGGTGACTATTATCCAGCCTGAAGAAGCAGGAGAGCCTGCCACACTGGCAGCATGGGCCACTCTGGAGGACATGGGGCCAAGGGAAACGAGCTGGCCACAGGAGAATTCCGCATGGCTCCACTCACGTGAGGACCTGAAGTGGCCGCACTCATAGCCGCAGAGAAGAGTCGGACGGGGCTGCCGTGTGATGGGTGTGCAGTGTTGGTTACCAGGTGCATACGTTCTCGAGCTCTGCTTCCGAAGCTGCGTCTGCCGCTGACACGAAGGTGCCCAACCCCACGCCATGGGGAATCCGTGTGTAACCGAAGGCGGCCCTCCACACAGCAGGTTCCCAGTGTCAGTGAAAATACTGTGGAGCCTGAACAACGGGGCTTTGAGCTACGAGGGTCCACTGAAATGCAGATTTTTTACATCTGCATATTCATGGCATTGTACAGCCATCTGCACCatctaattgtatttttatttttttaaagattttattggggaaggggaacaggactttattggggaacagtgtgtacttccaggactttttccaagtcaagttgttgtcctttcgatcttagctgtggagggtgcagctcagctccaggtccagttgccgttactagttgcagggggcacagcccaccatcccttgcgggagtcgaaccggcaactttgtggttgagaggacgcgctccaaccaaccgagccatccgggagctcagcggcagctcagctcaaggtgccgtgttcaatcttagttgcagggggcggcgcccaccatcctttgtgggagtcgatgagtcaaactggcaaccttgtggttgagagcccactggcccatgtgggaatcgaaccggcagccttcggcgttaggagcacggagctccaaccacctgagccaccgggccggccctccgccatctaattttagaacatttttagcCCCCAAAGAAACCGTGTACCATTAACTAGTCAGCCATCCTccctttcccagcccctggcatttagtctacttcctgtttctatggatttgccacATATGTACATTTCATGCAAACAGCATTCTGCTGGGCGTGGTCCCTGTGAGTGCCCTCTCACTCAGTGTTGGTTCCGAGGCTGGTCTCCATCGTAACAGGTGTCAGGACCCCATTCCTGTGATGGCTGAATAATAGCACCCCATATGGATACGCACTGTCACCCACTCcgtcatcagttgatggacagtAGGGTTAGTTCCACTTTTGGCCATGTGAATAACACTGCCGTGGACGTTCGTGCACAGGTTTTGGGGTGGATGTCTGTTGTCATCTCTCGTGGGCACACACCTAGTAGTGGCATTGCCTGGTCATCTGGTAGCTCTGTCTGtggaactgttttccaaagcagctgctcCGTTTGACAGTCCCACCAGCAGCGTGGGGGGGTCCCGTTGCTCCCGTCTTGCCAGCACTTGCCAGTGTCCGTCTGTTGACGACAGCGTCCTGGTGGGTGCGAAGGGTTTGgttggcatttccctgatggctaatgagaTGCTTATCATCTTTCCATGTGCTGTCGGCCTCCTGGGAATTAGCTTTGGAGAACGTCGGCTCAGATCCGTCCGTGTTTCAGTCCCTGCACCTTTGCTCAGTGCACTGGAATGTAGGATGGACGCGGCCAGGCTAACGGGTTCCTTGGAGGTGCTGAGTTTGCCTCTGATGAGTGGCCTTTCTCTTGACCCGGCCCTGCGTCCCCTCGGGGCCCTCTCTGGTCCCTCGATGGTGCTACGGTCAACTGACCCCTTTATGGCTTCTCCTCTGACTGCCCACCAGGTAGAAAGGACATGTGAGTGTTCAGGCGTTGTCTGAGACGGACCTTCTGCCCGGTTCCCATCTTGTGTAGAAGAGGAAGTTGAGACCCCAGAGGCTGCGTTCTCGGCTGTTAAGGTCACAGGCTGTGTCTCATTTAGTCTGCCCAGCTGCCCTGTGAGGAAACCGCTGTTAGCTCCTTTCtgtaaatggggaaactgaggctcagagcccaGTCTCTAAGGACTGGATTATGTTGCCCCATCAGCGTTCGCTGGCCCCCACCCGCAAGGGCTGGCCCTCGGGAAATGGCTGGGTGGGGGTCCAACACACAAACAGCGGGTGGTGCGGTGTCACTCCTGAGCCTGAGCACTGCTTCCTGCTCTGTGACGTCACCCTCCTCAGGACACCCGGCCGTGGTGGGCATGACACCGCTGACCGTGGAGCCCGGGGCTGGCTGTGGGCCCGAacccaccctctccccccactccGTGAATGACATGCGTGGTATTCCGTCAAACCACAGCCCATGTGGCAGTCATAACTGGCCACACAATAAAGATCTCTGTCTAAAATGCTGGTCTTCCTCCATTTCCTCTGCCACTTTCTCGTCTTCCTGAAAgtttcatttttgtcttctccCTGACTTTTTTTTGTactagtttcacgtgtacaaaacaatatactagttagacatttacacccctcacaaagtggtaatccccctcccccaacctactgcccctctgacatggtatataCGTAGCTGTTACAATCCCACTGActctattctctgtgctgtactccacatcctgtgactgtatgtatattaaattatagttgacattcagtattattcagcttcagcttcaggtgtacagtgcagtggtcaggcatctacaccgtccatgaagtggtctccctaatgagacaagtgtccatctgacagcctacaaaataaattaggaaaacttACTTTATTAACTATAAACCAGCAAAAGCCATTTCTAGCAGCAAAGCCCAGTCTGGGTGACAATACTGGACGAGTCCCATCTGCGTCAGAGCTGGGGCCTGGCCTGTGccccctggggagggagggctgggtggGCCTGAGCCGctgacaccccctcccccttttgcCCGCAGAGCTGGTCATGCTGCTGGAGTGGTGGTCCTGCACCGACTGCACGCTCTTCACCGACCAGGCCACCATGGAGCGCTTCGGGAAGGAGCACGTGGTCATCATCCTGAATCACAACTATGAGATCGACTTCCTCTGTGGGTGGACCATGTGCGAGCGGTTCGGTGTGCTGGGGGTGAGTGACGTGGGGTCCCGGGAGGGCACTGGGCGTGTGGTGTAGGGGTTCTGGACGGGCTCTGGGGATGAGCAATGTGGGCGTCCCAGGAAGGTGCTGGCCTGACTCCCTGGGGTTTTAGCCCCCGGTCCGCTGAGCTATGAGTCTGAACGCGTGGCTGACGAGGGTGCCTCAGATGGCAGGCGGCCCTCTCCTGAGATGGGTTGTTCCCGCTTTTCCGCTCAGTCTTTACTTACTACCCTGTGAGTCCCGGAAGCTCCCTGGGTGAGCTAGGCGCCGCAGGGAGATGTCAGCACCCTGAGCCAGGCTGAGGAGTGAACGCCCGTGTGGCGGCCTTGCCCTCAGGAAAGCCGGGGCCTGGCGGCCAGTCAGGTGGCCTGTCCTGGGCCCCCGCCCTCCCACCAGGCCCGTGCCTTGCCTTCCTCCTCTGTGGACAGACGTGAGCCTGTGCCCTCAGGGCCAGCTTGTCCCCGGCGTTACACTCATTGTCAGCAAGTCCCCATTGACAGCGAAGGCCACACACACAGGGCAGTCCCGGGGCGTCCCGAGAGCCTCGCGGCCTGGCGCGCCatctgctgtcccctccccccagagcTCCAAGGTGCTGGCCAAGAGGGAGCTACTGTACGTGCCGCTCATTGGCTGGACGTGGTACTTCCTGGAGATCGTGTTCTGCAAGCGCAAGTGGGAGGAGGATCGGGACCTGGTGATCGGGGGGCTGCGGCGCCTGGCCGACTACCCTGAGTACATGTGGGTGAGTCCCTGCGCTCGCCGCACACACACGCTCGGGGAGACCGCCCCGCCACCGAGTCCCCAAGTCGCGGGTGGGCAGGCTGGCAGTGGGGCCGGCCCTCGGGGCTGGGCTCGGGGCCACCTGCCTCCACAGCCCCAGTTGAGACGGAGTCAGGGTgccgggagggagggaggtggggtcCTCCCTGCTCAGCAGGGGGTCTCCTGAAGAGGTGAGTGTGGGTGCCCCACTGGTGCCCAGGGTGAGCCCCTCTGCAGGGAGGGTCTTCCTTGGAGGCCAGTTTCAGGGCGAACCAGTGACCTGCAGGGCTGCGCGAGTCTGTCTGGCCGTCAGTCATAGCAGAAGCATCGCGCATTGACCCCCACCTGTAACAgcagcagggcctgggggctCGGCGAGTTTTCAAGCCCCTCGGGTGGGTTTGATGGACAGCAGCCAAAATTATTGGGGTCAGTCATTGAATCTCCTGCTCCTCTCTCGGCTCCTTCCTTCTGGTTTGTGACAGTCCTTCGAGAGCTGGCTCCTTATTCAGTGTTTCCACCTCTCGTGTTGTCCACTCACTGACCAGAAGGCTTCTGCCCAGGGACCTTCATGGTACCTCCCTTCTGGAAAGTTCTCTTTTGCATCCTTTGAGATAAGTGCAATGCTATTGACTGTTCGGTGAGGGCATTTGTGTGGTAGAGTGCGGGTTGCAGCCCGAAAGTAAAATAATACTTCATTCAGACCCTGCCAAGTGCTTGTCACTAGAGTGCTGCTGTCATTTCTACAAATGGGGCTGCAAATGTTTTGCTGCCAGTCAAGGTCGCACGTGAGGGAGATGGCTGAGCCCCTCAGGGCGTGAGTTCCCGCCTGGACGGTGCAGTGTCCCCGTGTTTGTGTCCTAGTTTCTCCTGTACTGTGAGGGCACGCGCTTCACGGAGAAGAAGCACCGCGTCAGCATGGAGGTGGCTGTCTCCAAGGGGCTGCCCGTCCTCAAGTACCACCTGCTGCCCCGCACCAAGGGCTTCACCACCGCAGTGCAGTGCCTGCGTGGGACAGGTAAGGGCCCCCGTCCCTGCCAGCGGGACGCCACCGTGCCCTGGGCTCCGTGCGAAGCCAGAAAGGGAAACGGTCAAAACCTACATGAGTCAGTCACATGTAAGCTTAGGGCCGGAAAGGGAGACCCCAGTAAGTGGAGTGGACATGTTGTGATGCTCTCGTGTCATTTTCGAGGTGATAAAATGCTAGTTAATGgaaatgctaaaattattttaaaagtatataacaaAAGAtcttataaaggaaaaacaatgtcTCTAACGAGCCCAAAAGAAAGCAAGATAGAAGAAAGGGGCCGAGAACACACAGGACGCATAATTAGAAAGCGGCCAGATGGCTGAAAGGCACGCTGGTCAGTGAGCACACTGATGGAAATCAGCTGAACGACCAACAGAAAGACGAGGATCCAAAGAAAAGATGACCCTGCGCAAAGCCCCTCCCGGGCCCTGCGCGGGCGAGGCTGGCGGCCTGGCTCACCCTTACCCCCACAGTTGCAGCCGTGTACGACGTCACGCTGAATTTCCGGGGGAACAAGAACCCGTCTTTGCTGGGGATCCTCTACGGAAAGAAGTATGAGGCGGACATGTGTGTGAGGTGAGCTCAGAGCCCGGGGGCACCCGCCCTGCCCGGCCCCCTCCCATGTCCCAGCCCTGACATGTGGCCCCTCCAACTTCCCGGGCTGTCCCCACGTGACGGTGCCCCAAGTCCCACCGCCCAGCATGGGCAGACATGGGGACAGACACGGGAACCACTGGCTGTCGTACCAAGTGAACGAGTAGCCGTGAGGTGTAGGCCGAATGTTCCAGATGGTCTGGGGAGGAGTGACCCCTCCCGCTGGAGGGAGCACAGAGGCTTTTTGAAAGAGGCTGAGCTAAAACTTGATCAGTGACTAGGATTTCCACAGGGCGGAGAAGGAGAGCTGCCCCGGCGGAGGGGGCTCCATGTTCCTTTGTTCAGGGTGCAGGACAAGTTAGGTCTGTGGCTTGCAGACTGccggggagagaagggagggtcAGAGCCACAGCTGACCCCGGGGGCACTCAGGCTCTGGCTCCTGGCGACCCTGGGGCTGAGCCCGGCAGGCTCCCCCACAGCAGGCTCCTATGTTCAGGGTCGTCCTGCTGGAGGGACACAGGAGCTGGTTAATGCAGAACTGTGGGGTGGCCTTGGGGGCCCTGGACACCCAAGAAGGGAAACTCAGTCAGAGGAGGGGCTTGATGGAGCCCTTAAAATGTCCTCAGAGTATCAGAAACGATTCCTGTTGACTGTGCACTGAGCGTGGATGGGGTGCTTGCTGTATGCAAAGCAGGAGGCTAGAGATGGGCGGGGCAGCTGGCGGGAGCAGAGAACCAGGCTTCCGAGGGGCAGTCGCTGGGGAGACACACACATGTGCTCCGTGCCAGGGGCGGGGGAAGGCGGTACGCACCCTCCCTCTCACCTCCGTGGGAGCCTGAACAGTTCGCTTCCCAGAACTTGCTCAAGTCCGACGGGGTGTGGGGTTCCCTGGGGACCGCAGTCACGTGGCTGGTGGACGCCCGGGCTGACCTTTCCCCCAGATCTATGCAGAGGCTGCAATGCAGGCTCTCCCAAGGAACCTTCTGGCTGGAAGCTGCACTTACGTGACTTTTGCTGGCACTGGTGATTTCAGCCCCAGAATTTGAGGGATCTGTGTCTGAAAGGAAGAGGGCTAGAGGGAGGAGGGTCCGTGTTAAGTTCCATCCTGAGTGGTTCCCGGTGCCAGTGAGACAAGAGTGAGGTGTCCAGGTGTCCACTGCAGAGCCCGAGGCTTTGTCCTGAAATGCAGGCACGACCTCCCATGGAGAGCGGCCCTCATTTCTGTAACACAGGGTCAAGGTCAGTGGCAAGGGCGTCCCACCCGAATGGTGGCTGCATGTCTCACTGCCACACTTTGTCTCCAGGTTTCTCTGGCTCATGAACAtaatccacccaaaaaatctgtcTAACTTAAAGCCATCTGGGGACCCCTCTATTAATGAAATGGTGTTGTGATGCTGCTTCCAGCTCAGGGCAGAGCCCCAGGCCATCCAGCTCGTCTCCTGTCTGCATCCTCCTGGTTGAACATGCAGATCTCCCTGTCATGCCAATGTGCCCAGAGAGGCAAGCCCTTCCGCCCATGTCTGCCATCCGCCCCCCGCCGGCGTGGGGTCCATCCTGATCAGGGAGTCCTGAGAAGGCTCTGACAGGCCCTCTCCGTTTCAGTCTTGAGAGCTTCAGTCTGTATGTTTTAAAACACCATCACCCATTTCTGGCCACACTGTAGGAAACTCCAAGAATCGTTTTGTGAACATAAATAACAAGCCAGGCGGTTTTTTCCTTCTGAAGCTTGCAGTGGACTGGCTTAGCGCAGGGTAGGGTCTCTTGTGCCATCCTGGGGCAGGGGAAGCCCAGGAGGCCTGCCCTGAGGTCTCTAGAAGCCCTGGTGGGGGGTGGCCACAGTGTGCCCACTGGGGACTAGGAGATATCTCTGGGGCCCCGGGTGGTCCTGACAGCAGCACGGAGAAGCCAGGTGTGGCTTCCCCCCTGGCTGTGGCTCCGACTAGAACACGTGATATTGTCCAGGACGGTGATGGCAGTGGTGGGCTCTGTGTCAGCCCTGCCCCCGCTGTCTGTCATCCTCAGAGGACTTGGAGGCAGGTCCTGCCCTTGTCCTGGGTAGTATGGGCTGGGTGGTGGTCAGACAGTCTCAGCTGCCCGGAGTCAGAGGTTGTGGGGCCGGGGGAGGCCATTGGGCCCAGCTTGAGGTCGGTGCCCTGGCCACCCCGCCAGGCTGCATGGCACCTCCGCGGGAACACCGGTCCCAGTTGCAGAGGACATTCAGTGGTCATTCCCCCTTTGCTACAGAAAACATGGGGTGATGTTGTATCTAATCTCATGTGAATAGATACATTCTTAGAACTTCTAAAAGCTTCAGCTTCCTGTTTGGTATCACTTATTGTTTGAGTTTAGAGTAAAAGCAGTATTCCAATGAGTCTAAAACATACTTGTCATCCAACGCACTGAGGCTCTCACGGCCCAGGGGGCTTTGTCTAATTGCCTGTGACAGTGGCCTGAGGCTCATGCTGGCCAGTGACTCTAAGGTAGCTTGAGTCAAGTCCAGGAAATAGCTGCTcgtctgtatttatttttatctccttttaaaTGCTTCTTGTATGTATTCATAGTGCATGTGGCAGACACGCAGACCCTGCATGGGACACGCACACAATGCATGTGAAGTCTTTAGGCTTCATGCCTCCTGGAGAACCCCGTCCGAGCCTCCTCCCTCCGGCGTCTGCAGCGTGTGTGCTTCTAGTCTGTTTTAGTTTTGAATGTGGTGAAGATGGATAGGCATAGTCCACACAAACCAAAGTTCTCgatttttagagcaaaaatttcAAGATACCTTAAAGGGTGGAGGTTTACGTCAGGCCATGGAAACGCGCCCTGGCCATCCTCTCACTGTGGGCCCCTCCCAGGTGGGCGGCCCCAC containing:
- the AGPAT3 gene encoding 1-acyl-sn-glycerol-3-phosphate acyltransferase gamma isoform X2 — encoded protein: MGLLAWLKTQFVVHVLIGFVFVVSGLIINFIQLCTLVLWPVNKQLYRRLNCRLAYSLWSQLVMLLEWWSCTDCTLFTDQATMERFGKEHVVIILNHNYEIDFLCGWTMCERFGVLGSSKVLAKRELLYVPLIGWTWYFLEIVFCKRKWEEDRDLVIGGLRRLADYPEYMWFLLYCEGTRFTEKKHRVSMEVAVSKGLPVLKYHLLPRTKGFTTAVQCLRGTVAAVYDVTLNFRGNKNPSLLGILYGKKYEADMCVRRFPLEEIPLDEKGAAQWLHKLYQEKDALQEMYNQEGVFPGEQFKPARRPWTLLNFLFWATVLLSPLFSFALGVFASGSPLLILTFLGFVGAASFGVRRLIGVTEIEKGSSYGNQEFKKKE